The Bacteroidales bacterium genome includes a region encoding these proteins:
- a CDS encoding transposase: MNKRTFTVEEKLRIIEEASEQGVKVILEKYDLYPATYYSWKNKLEAMGEEGLQHGMTPRHLKRIRKSEKENYALKHLAVSFPQPSV; encoded by the coding sequence ATGAATAAGAGAACATTTACCGTAGAAGAGAAGCTGCGCATCATTGAAGAAGCCAGCGAACAGGGGGTAAAAGTCATTCTTGAGAAGTATGATCTATATCCTGCAACGTATTATTCCTGGAAGAACAAATTGGAAGCCATGGGGGAAGAGGGGCTGCAACATGGGATGACGCCCCGACACCTGAAGCGTATCAGGAAGTCAGAGAAGGAGAACTATGCATTAAAACACTTAGCCGTATCATTTCCACAACCATCAGTTTAA